A region of the Flavobacteriaceae bacterium MAR_2010_188 genome:
TCTGTGGGCAAGTGGCAGTAAGCAATAAGAATTTTGTTGTTCCAGACGTCCAGGCCCAAGATAATTACATCGCCTGTAGTATATCTGTTAAATCAGAAATCGTGGTTCCGATTTTTGTAAATGGAGAAAATATTGGTCAAATTGATATCGATTCGGAAACAATTGATCCGTTTACTGCCAAAGATGAGCGATTCTTAGAATTCGTATGTGGAAAAGTTGCAGAGCTTTATTAGGATTTTCTTGTCAATTACATTCCTGTTCTTATAGCTTCAACAGGGTCTAATTTAGAAGCTGACAGCGCTGGAAGAACACCAGATATCAAACCAATAAAGGTTGAAAGCATAAAACCTAAAAACATATTACCAAAGGAAAGCACAAATTTAAAGTCCCCCGTGAATTGTGACGCGACAATGGTTATTAGCCAAACCAAGATTAATCCGATAATCCCTCCTACCAAAGCTAAAATAACGGCTTCAAACAAAAATTGAAACAAGATAAATCTGTTTTTTGCTCCTAAAGATTTTTGTATTCCGATTAGGTTTGTTCTTTCCTTTACACTCACAAACATAATATTGGCGATTCCAAATCCACCAACGAGGAGCGAAAATCCGCTTATCACCCAGCCCACTAGATTCATTGTAGTAAAAATTCCGGCGATAGCATCTTTCATCCCAGAAATCTTACTGATAAAAAAATTGTCTATTTCTTCAGGCTTCAATGCTCTATGCGCACGAAGTTTTTGAGTTAAGACTTCTTCAAACGCTCCAATATCGGCATCACTATTAGGTTTAAGAACTATTGCACCCATCAATCCATCTACACCACCATTATTAAAACCTCTATAGAAATTAACCGGAACCCAAGCCTTTTCGTCAGGGCTGTCTCCAAGATTGACCCCAAATTTTTCCAGGACACCTACTACGGTGACCTTTCTGCCATAAACCCTAATCTGTTTACCAATTGGGTCTAAAGATTTAAAAAGATTCTCGGCTATGGAATGTCCCAAAACAATTACGGGAGCACCGGAATTTGATTCAGATTCATTGTAAAATCTACCATTCGCTAATTTAAGGTCGTCTATTTCACTGATTTCATTAGAAACCGGCTGAACATTTACGTTGGTCAACGTAACATCTTCATACTTTATATTTTCAGGGGACGCAAACATCACCGCAAATGCGGCTGAGTTTATATCTGGAACTGATCTTCTTACGAATTCATAATCATCGTAGTTTACTCTGGGAAAGTTCTCTCGTTTCCATTTAGGAACATCGGTAGGACCAAAAGAAAAATTAGAAACGTACATGGTATTGCTATCTAGACCAGATAATTGATCGGCAATATTTCTTTCGAGGGAATCTACCGCAGCAAGGATTGCTATGATAGAAAATATCCCGATTGTAATACCGAGCAAGGATAGAAATGTTCTAAGCTTATTATTTCTTAAAGCATTCAACGCAAATGCAAAACTTTCTTTGAATAACCTTAAGTATACCAGCATAAATACCCGCCATTTGTAGGAGAATTAAAGATAGGACGTTTAGAACATTTATTTGTTACAAAAAATCAAAAATTATATAAGTAAACTACCGATTATTGGATTTTTATATATGTACTTTTGCAGGAATTGATTCTCCTTCCAAACCAAAAACTGTATCGAAAAATGGAAAACAAAAAGCAAATTCGTTCGGCGCTTATCTCCGTATATAGCAAGGACGGATTAGAACCCATCGTTAAAAAATTAAATGAATTAAATGTCACAATCTACTCGACTGGCGGCACTGAAACATTTATAAAAAACTTGGGTTTAGACGTCGTTGCGGTTGAAGATGTAACCAGCTACCCCTCTATCTTGGGTGGTCGTGTTAAGACCTTACATCCTAAAGTTTTTGGGGGAATTTTAAACAGACAGAACAACGAATCGGATATTGCAGAACTTACGGATTTTGAAATTCCTCAAATCGATTTAGTGATTGTGGATCTTTATCCGTTTGAAGATACCGTGGCCTCCGGAGATTCTCATGAAAATATTATAGAAAAAATAGATATAGGCGGAATTTCACTAATCCGTGCCGCAGCCAAAAATTACAATGATGTGTTTTGCGTTTCTTCAATGGAAGATTATTCAGAATTTTTGGAAATACTGAATGAAGACAGCGGAAAAACTACTTTAGACCAACGCAAGCAATTTGCGGCAAAGTCTTTCAATATTTCTTCCCATTACGACTCAGCAATTTTCAATTATTTTAATGAGGATGAAGAGATGTCTGTTCTAAAAATTAGCGAAACAAAAGGTAAAGTGCTTAGATATGGAGAAAATCCACATCAAAAAGGATTTTTCTTTGGTGATTTTGATTCAATCTTTAACAAATTACACGGCAAGGAATTAAGCTACAACAACCTATTGGATGTCGATGCGGCGGTTAACCTGATTAACGAGTTTAAAAATGACGAACCGACCTTTGCTATCTTAAAGCATAATAACGCTTGTGGCATCGCTACGAGAAGCAAAATTCATAACGCCTATGTAGATGCTTTGGCAGGTGATCCAGTTTCGGCATTTGGCGGGATTTTAATTTCTAATGTTGAGATTGATGAAGCAACCGCCAACGAGATAAATTCACTTTTTTGTGAAGTAGTTATCGCTCCTAGCTTTTCTGATGAAGCTTTGGAAATCTTAAAGAGCAAAAAGAATAGAATTATATTAATTCTGAAAGATGTAGAATTACCATCCAAAATTGTCAGAACTTGTTTAAACGGAATCTTGGTTCAAGAAAAAGATTCTAAAACCGATAAACTTGAAGATTTGGAAGTAAGAACGAGAACAAGTCCTACCGAAAAGGAATTAAAGGATTTAATCTTCGCTTCAAAAATATGTAAAAACACCAAATCCAACACTATCGTCTTGGCCAAGGACGGACAGTTATTTGCAAGTGGAACTGGACAAACAAGCAGGGTCGATGCTTTAAACCAAGCCATCCACAAAGCCAAATCCTTCAATTTTGATTTAAAAGGTGCAGTGATGGCAAGTGATGCTTTTTTCCCGTTTCCTGACTGTGTGGAGATTGCAGATAATGTAGGGATTACGGCAGTGATTCAACCTGGAGGTTCTATTAAAGATCAGTTAAGTGTCGATTATTGTGATGCCAACGATATTTCGATGGTATTTACAGGAACCCGACATTTTAAACATTGATAAAATAGTCTAAAACCTAAAGTTGATCGTACATAAATTGTTGCCCTATTGTCAGGGAGAATTTCAATTTAATAGTAGAAAAATTAATAGAGGATATTTATTAACTTTTGTTACATTTACATCTTATCGAAGATTTTAAACATTTAAACCCACATAATTTATTAATAGCATATGGGATTTTTTGATTTCTTAACTGAAGAAATAGCCATAGACCTGGGTACTGCAAATACATTGATCATTCATAATGACAAGGTTGTAGTAGACAGTCCTTCAATAGTTGCCAGAGACAGAATTAGCAATAAAATCATTGCCGTTGGCAAGGAGGCTAGTCTCATGCAAGGTAAAACACACGAAAACATAAAGACGATACGCCCTTTAAAAGATGGTGTAATTGCAGATTTCGATGCTTCCGAGCAAATGATCAGTATGTTTATTAAAAACATTCCTGCTCTAAAGAAAAAATTATTCACCCCTGCCCTGAGAATGGTCGTTTGTATTCCTTCTGGGATTACCGAAGTAGAAATGCGGGCGGTAAAAGAATCGTGTGAACGGGTAAATGGTAAAGAAGTTTATTTGATACATGAACCGATGGCGGCAGCGATCGGTATCGGCATAGATATCATGCAACCAAAAGGAAATATGATTGTTGATATCGGTGGAGGAACTACCGAAATTGCGGTAATCGCTCTAGGCGGAATCGTCTGTGACAAATCGGTTAAGGTTGCGGGAGACGTTTTTACCAACGATATTATATATTATATGCGTACCCAGCATAACTTATATATCGGGGACAGAACAGCAGAAAAAATAAAGATTCAGATTGGTGCAGCTACAGAAGATTTGGAACTGCCTCCGGAAGATATGAGCGTACAGGGAAGAGATTTACTTACCGGTAAACCTAAACAAGTGCAGATTTCTTCACGTGAAATTGCCAAGGCCTTAGATAAATCCATTTTAAGGATTGAAGATTCTGTAATGGAAACGCTATCTCAAACCCCACCAGAACTTGCCGCTGATATTTATAATACAGGTATTTATCTTGCAGGTGGCGGATCAATGCTTAGAGGCTTAGACAAACGTCTTTCTCAAAAAACAGACTTGCCTGTCTATATCGCTGAAGACCCGTTACGAGCGGTCGTAAGAGGTACTGGCATCACACTTAAAAACTTAGCTAAATACAAAAGTGTACTGATTAAATAATTCAGCTAAATGCAACAAATCATCAATTTTGTCATAAGGAACAAAACTGCCCTATTGTTCCTCTTGCTCTTTGGTATATCGTTGGCGCTAACAATACAGTCCCACTCTTTTCATAGAAGCAAATTTATAAACTCCGCAAATTTCCTTACCGGTGGCGTCTATGAGACTGCAAATGGTGTTACTTCCTATTTTAATCTTAAAGATGAAAATCTCATTTTACAGAAGGAAAATGAACGTTTAAAATCATTACTGTATAACACCGAGAAATATGAAAAAGATAGTATTGCATTAGATTCTAACATCATAAACAAACAATATCGATTTATTTCTGCACACGTTTACAAGAATAGTTATTCAACAAGTAACAACTATATCACCATTAACAAAGGGAAAAATGATGGTATAGAACAAGATTTTGCAGTTATAACTTCCCATGGAATCGTCGGAATAATCGAAAACGTTTCGAGCAACTATGCTTCAGTTATTTCTATTCTGAATTCTAAAAGCCGAGTAAATGCACAACTAACTAAAACCGACCATATTGGTTCTCTAGTTTGGAACGGTGATTCGCCGTACATTGTTCAACTCATAGATATTTCAAAGTTTGCAGAACTCAGTAAGGGTGATTCAATTACTACCGGCGGACAGTCAACTATATTTCCGAAAGGTGTGCCAATTGGCGTTATAGAAGATTTTAAACTTGATGTTGGGGGAGATACTTATACAATTAACGTGAAACTTTTTAATGATATGACCAATCTAGGTCATATTTATGTTATTGAAAATCTTGATTCCGAAGAAATAAAATCGTTGCAAATTCCTGTGAATGAATAATGCCAATATCAACATTTTTTTTCAATTCATTGGATTAGTTCTAGTGCAGGTATTGGTGTTGAATAACATTAACTTTGCCGGTTTTGTCAACCCATATTTATACGTTCTCTTTATACTTCTTTACCCTATAAAAAATAATAGGACTTTTTTTTTAACCTTAAGTTTCTTGATTGGCCTAGCGGTAGATATATTTTCGGATTCAGGTGGGGTAAATGCAGGGGCGAGCGTATTCATAGCATTTATGAGACCGATTATATTAAAATTTTCATTCGGCATGGTGTACGAATATCAGACCTTAAAGTTCAATAATACCGAAATCGGCAACAGAATGATATACTTTGCTATATTAATTATAGTGCATCATTTTGTGTTATTCAGCTTAGAAGTTTTTAACTTTTCTGAGATACTATTGATATTAAAGAAAACGTTATTCAGCAGTATATTTACTTTAATTCTGTGTCTATTCACGACTGTTTTGTTCAATAAAAAAGAGCGATGAGAAAACTTTTACTTTTGAGTACCATTCTATTTGTATCTACCGTTTTTATAGGAAGGCTCTTTTATTTGCAGGTTTTTGATCATAGCACTTATAGTCTTTTTGAAGACAACGCCATCCGTAAAGTTTACGATTATCCTAAAAGAGGGTATGTCTATGACCGTCACAATAAACTTTTAGTTGCTAATCAACCTTCCTACGATGTGATGGTCATTCCACGAGAGGTTGAAAAATTAGATACTCTAGAATTTTGCAACTTATTGAAGATTGAAAAAGATGTCTTCAAGGAAAAATATCAAAAGGCTTATACGTATTCACCTCGATTACCATCTGTTTTTGTGCCTCAGCTTTCAAAAGAGGATTATGCCGTACTTCAAGAGAGAATGCGTAAATACAAAGGATTCTACATACAAAAACGTTCATTAAGAAAATACCAAACCACAATTGGGGCGAATGTTTTAGGAGATATCGGTGAAGTTGGACAAAGAACCTTAGACGAAAATCCCTATTACAATATGGGTGATTTAATTGGGAAACAAGGCGTGGAGGTTTCCTATGAAGATGTTCTAAGAGGTGTAAAAGGAATTAAATTCATCCAGAAAGACCGCTTTAACCGTGATATCGGTCCTTACAAGGACGGTGTTTATGATACTTTACCCCAACCTGGTAAGGATATCCGAATTACCATCGATGCAGACTTGCAAGCATATGGCGAAATCTTGATGCAAAATAAACGCGGTGGGATTATAGCTTTAGAACCAGATTCTGGAGAAATCCTGGCAATGGTTTCGGCACCAACCTATGATCCTAATAGTTTGGTAGGTAGGGATCGCTCTAAAAATTTCACAAAATTGTTTCGCGACTCAATTGCAAAACCACTTTACGATAGAAGTATACAAGCACAGTATCCTCCGGGCTCTCCTTTTAAGGTGATGAATGCCTTGATTGCGCTCCAAGAGAATGTGATTACAACAGAAGAAAATTTTGCCTGTAGAATGGGATATTATTACGGTTCTAGAAGACTCACGGGTTGCCACAGCCATCATAGCCCCGTATCCATGAACAACGGTATTTATGAATCTTGCAATGCTTATTTTGTGAATGTCTACCGTAGGATTATAGAAAAATACGATGACCCTTCCAAAGGAATGGATATGTGGAGCAATCACGTAAAAAGTTTTGGACTAGGAAGATTCCTTAATAATGATTTGGTGGTCGGAAGAATGGGAAGAATACCTTCAGGCAGTTACTATGACAGAGCTTATGGAGAAAATCGATGGGCATCTACCTATGTAGTTTCTAATGCGATAGGTCAAGGTGAAGTTGAAGCGACTCCAATCCAACTTGCGAATATGGTAGCGGCAATTGCAAATCGCGGGTATTATTATACACCTCATATTATTAAAGAAATTGAAGACGGCACAATTAATCCTTCGTTCTTGGAGAAAAATATGACTACCATCGAGAAGCGCCATTTTGATCCTATCGTTCAGGGAATGTATGATGTTTATAACAAGGGGACGGCCGCGCATCTACAAATTCCAGGGATAGAAATCTGTGGAAAGACAGGTACCGCAGAAAATTTCATAAAAATTGATAGCGTAAAGACCCAACTTACAGATCATTCTATTTTCGTTGCTTTTGCGCCGAAGGATAATCCTAAAATAGCCTTGGCAGTATTTGTTGAAAATGGCTATTGGGGAGGTCGGTTCGCTGGAAGAATTGCCAGTTTAATGATAGAAAAATACATTAAGGGTCATGTTACCATGAAAAATATGGAAGATTGGGTCCTTGTACATAGTCTAGAGCATGAATACGCAAAACCATACTCTGGTAAACCATTTGGAATAAACGGAGAATCCGGATTACAGACTATAGACAAAACAGAAATTAAATACCCTGAAGCCGATCCAATTGACTTGTAAATCAGAAAATCCTTTTGGCGATGCTTAGAGAAGGAAATAGAGCTCTAAATTTCGATTGGATTACTATTGTATTATATCTTCTTTTGGTAGGTTTCGGATGGTTAAATATCATGTCTGCTTCCCACACCGGTGAAGTTGAAAGTTATTTTGACATGAGCCAACCTTACGGAAGCCAACTTATCTTTATTGGGCTCACCCTTGTTTTAATTGTTATTGTATTATCGATAGAAGCTAAATTTTACGAGAGGTTTTCGAGCTTAATTTACCTCATTTCAATACTGTCGTTAGTTGGACTCTTCATTTTTGGTAAAACCATTAACGGAGCGACTTCTTGGTACGGTATCGGCGGTATGACTTTGCAGCCCAGTGAATTCGCTAAATTCGCCACCTCCCTGGCGGTTGCTAAATATATTAGCGACCTTCAAACCCAGATTGAAACCATTCAAGATCAATTAAAAACGGTCTTGATTATTTTTATACCGGCCTTATTAATTCTTCTTCAAAATGATGCAGGAAGTACAATCGTTTACGCATCTTTTTTCTTCGTTTTTTATCGTGAAGGACTGCAACAAGTATATTTAATTTTAGCGATAGCCATCATCATATTGGGGATTCTAACTCTAAAAATCGGAGTTCTTTTTACACTGCTGATTTGCGCTGTTCTTATATTATCATTTGTCTTTTTGAAGAAGAATCGAAGACCACCAATATTTCAAATGATTACGGTTTTTGTGGTATGCTTCATGTTTTCTTTTGGGGTGAAGTTTTTCTATGAGAGCATCCTAAAACCTCATCAACAGGACAGGATAAGTCTTTGGTTACGGTTGGAAAAAGACCCTGAAAAGTTGAGAAGAATGAAACAGACCATACTTTATAATTTAAATGAATCTGAAAAAGCCATAAGCTCAGGAGGACTTACAGGAAAAGGATTTTTAGAAGGAACGCGTACCACAGGTAAATTTGTACCAG
Encoded here:
- a CDS encoding putative ABC transport system permease protein produces the protein MLVYLRLFKESFAFALNALRNNKLRTFLSLLGITIGIFSIIAILAAVDSLERNIADQLSGLDSNTMYVSNFSFGPTDVPKWKRENFPRVNYDDYEFVRRSVPDINSAAFAVMFASPENIKYEDVTLTNVNVQPVSNEISEIDDLKLANGRFYNESESNSGAPVIVLGHSIAENLFKSLDPIGKQIRVYGRKVTVVGVLEKFGVNLGDSPDEKAWVPVNFYRGFNNGGVDGLMGAIVLKPNSDADIGAFEEVLTQKLRAHRALKPEEIDNFFISKISGMKDAIAGIFTTMNLVGWVISGFSLLVGGFGIANIMFVSVKERTNLIGIQKSLGAKNRFILFQFLFEAVILALVGGIIGLILVWLITIVASQFTGDFKFVLSFGNMFLGFMLSTFIGLISGVLPALSASKLDPVEAIRTGM
- a CDS encoding rod shape determining protein RodA, which encodes MLREGNRALNFDWITIVLYLLLVGFGWLNIMSASHTGEVESYFDMSQPYGSQLIFIGLTLVLIVIVLSIEAKFYERFSSLIYLISILSLVGLFIFGKTINGATSWYGIGGMTLQPSEFAKFATSLAVAKYISDLQTQIETIQDQLKTVLIIFIPALLILLQNDAGSTIVYASFFFVFYREGLQQVYLILAIAIIILGILTLKIGVLFTLLICAVLILSFVFLKKNRRPPIFQMITVFVVCFMFSFGVKFFYESILKPHQQDRISLWLRLEKDPEKLRRMKQTILYNLNESEKAISSGGLTGKGFLEGTRTTGKFVPEQHTDYIFSTVGEEWGFLGSALVVILFAGLLVRVIILAESQKNQFSRVYGYCVASILFIHFMINIGMVMGLIPTIGIPLPFFSYGGSSLWGFTILLFIFVKLDSNKINEW
- a CDS encoding rod shape-determining protein MreC; protein product: MQQIINFVIRNKTALLFLLLFGISLALTIQSHSFHRSKFINSANFLTGGVYETANGVTSYFNLKDENLILQKENERLKSLLYNTEKYEKDSIALDSNIINKQYRFISAHVYKNSYSTSNNYITINKGKNDGIEQDFAVITSHGIVGIIENVSSNYASVISILNSKSRVNAQLTKTDHIGSLVWNGDSPYIVQLIDISKFAELSKGDSITTGGQSTIFPKGVPIGVIEDFKLDVGGDTYTINVKLFNDMTNLGHIYVIENLDSEEIKSLQIPVNE
- a CDS encoding rod shape-determining protein MreB gives rise to the protein MGFFDFLTEEIAIDLGTANTLIIHNDKVVVDSPSIVARDRISNKIIAVGKEASLMQGKTHENIKTIRPLKDGVIADFDASEQMISMFIKNIPALKKKLFTPALRMVVCIPSGITEVEMRAVKESCERVNGKEVYLIHEPMAAAIGIGIDIMQPKGNMIVDIGGGTTEIAVIALGGIVCDKSVKVAGDVFTNDIIYYMRTQHNLYIGDRTAEKIKIQIGAATEDLELPPEDMSVQGRDLLTGKPKQVQISSREIAKALDKSILRIEDSVMETLSQTPPELAADIYNTGIYLAGGGSMLRGLDKRLSQKTDLPVYIAEDPLRAVVRGTGITLKNLAKYKSVLIK
- a CDS encoding rod shape-determining protein MreD codes for the protein MNNANINIFFQFIGLVLVQVLVLNNINFAGFVNPYLYVLFILLYPIKNNRTFFLTLSFLIGLAVDIFSDSGGVNAGASVFIAFMRPIILKFSFGMVYEYQTLKFNNTEIGNRMIYFAILIIVHHFVLFSLEVFNFSEILLILKKTLFSSIFTLILCLFTTVLFNKKER
- a CDS encoding GAF domain-containing protein, whose amino-acid sequence is MELSDLESKVSNITEDNSKNKETKLKEICTLLNKEVSYYNWVGFYFRNGDKEELILGPYVGAETDHTVIPFGKGICGQVAVSNKNFVVPDVQAQDNYIACSISVKSEIVVPIFVNGENIGQIDIDSETIDPFTAKDERFLEFVCGKVAELY
- a CDS encoding phosphoribosylaminoimidazolecarboxamide formyltransferase / IMP cyclohydrolase, whose product is MENKKQIRSALISVYSKDGLEPIVKKLNELNVTIYSTGGTETFIKNLGLDVVAVEDVTSYPSILGGRVKTLHPKVFGGILNRQNNESDIAELTDFEIPQIDLVIVDLYPFEDTVASGDSHENIIEKIDIGGISLIRAAAKNYNDVFCVSSMEDYSEFLEILNEDSGKTTLDQRKQFAAKSFNISSHYDSAIFNYFNEDEEMSVLKISETKGKVLRYGENPHQKGFFFGDFDSIFNKLHGKELSYNNLLDVDAAVNLINEFKNDEPTFAILKHNNACGIATRSKIHNAYVDALAGDPVSAFGGILISNVEIDEATANEINSLFCEVVIAPSFSDEALEILKSKKNRIILILKDVELPSKIVRTCLNGILVQEKDSKTDKLEDLEVRTRTSPTEKELKDLIFASKICKNTKSNTIVLAKDGQLFASGTGQTSRVDALNQAIHKAKSFNFDLKGAVMASDAFFPFPDCVEIADNVGITAVIQPGGSIKDQLSVDYCDANDISMVFTGTRHFKH
- a CDS encoding penicillin-binding protein 2; translation: MRKLLLLSTILFVSTVFIGRLFYLQVFDHSTYSLFEDNAIRKVYDYPKRGYVYDRHNKLLVANQPSYDVMVIPREVEKLDTLEFCNLLKIEKDVFKEKYQKAYTYSPRLPSVFVPQLSKEDYAVLQERMRKYKGFYIQKRSLRKYQTTIGANVLGDIGEVGQRTLDENPYYNMGDLIGKQGVEVSYEDVLRGVKGIKFIQKDRFNRDIGPYKDGVYDTLPQPGKDIRITIDADLQAYGEILMQNKRGGIIALEPDSGEILAMVSAPTYDPNSLVGRDRSKNFTKLFRDSIAKPLYDRSIQAQYPPGSPFKVMNALIALQENVITTEENFACRMGYYYGSRRLTGCHSHHSPVSMNNGIYESCNAYFVNVYRRIIEKYDDPSKGMDMWSNHVKSFGLGRFLNNDLVVGRMGRIPSGSYYDRAYGENRWASTYVVSNAIGQGEVEATPIQLANMVAAIANRGYYYTPHIIKEIEDGTINPSFLEKNMTTIEKRHFDPIVQGMYDVYNKGTAAHLQIPGIEICGKTGTAENFIKIDSVKTQLTDHSIFVAFAPKDNPKIALAVFVENGYWGGRFAGRIASLMIEKYIKGHVTMKNMEDWVLVHSLEHEYAKPYSGKPFGINGESGLQTIDKTEIKYPEADPIDL